The proteins below come from a single Anderseniella sp. Alg231-50 genomic window:
- a CDS encoding TRAP transporter substrate-binding protein DctP produces MKKLLTAAVVGASMVAMSAVSSMADPIRLKMASTYPSSLTQLGTLGKKLEANINGMSGGEVQIKYFEPGALVPALEVFDAVKNGSVDAAWSTPGYWQGKEPSLALFSAVPFGPDAREYGAWLLHGDGEKLMQKVYAKHNIHSLICGVIAPEASGWFREPLKSIDDLKGKKMRFFGLGAKVMQKLGVDTQLLGAADIYPALERGTIDATEFSMPAIDLNLGFYQIAKHYYFPGWHQQATSFELMINMDKWNSMTDQQKKIIEVACLANYALGMAEGEYIQGAALAELKSKGVTVHTWSDADLAKLKETWEGLVVEIAAGDPAFKEAWDNLQKFRGEYADWKNLGYLK; encoded by the coding sequence ATGAAGAAGTTACTTACGGCGGCTGTTGTCGGCGCATCCATGGTTGCCATGTCGGCAGTCAGCTCGATGGCTGATCCAATTCGCCTCAAGATGGCGTCGACCTATCCGTCGAGCCTGACCCAGCTGGGTACGCTGGGTAAAAAACTGGAAGCCAACATCAATGGCATGTCCGGCGGTGAAGTGCAGATCAAGTACTTTGAGCCTGGTGCACTGGTACCGGCGCTGGAAGTGTTCGATGCCGTCAAGAACGGTTCGGTTGATGCAGCCTGGTCAACACCCGGCTACTGGCAGGGCAAGGAGCCATCTCTGGCGCTGTTCTCGGCCGTTCCATTTGGACCGGATGCGCGTGAATATGGCGCTTGGCTGCTCCACGGTGACGGCGAAAAGCTGATGCAGAAGGTGTATGCCAAGCACAACATTCACTCCCTCATCTGCGGTGTTATTGCACCGGAAGCTTCGGGCTGGTTCCGTGAGCCGCTCAAGTCCATCGACGACCTGAAGGGCAAGAAGATGCGTTTCTTCGGCCTGGGTGCGAAGGTCATGCAGAAGCTCGGCGTGGACACCCAGTTGCTTGGAGCGGCCGACATCTATCCGGCGCTCGAGCGCGGCACCATTGACGCAACCGAGTTTTCGATGCCTGCCATCGACCTGAATCTCGGCTTCTACCAGATCGCCAAGCACTACTACTTCCCCGGCTGGCATCAGCAGGCGACTTCGTTTGAGCTGATGATCAACATGGACAAGTGGAATTCCATGACTGATCAGCAGAAGAAAATCATTGAGGTCGCATGCCTCGCCAACTACGCGCTCGGTATGGCCGAAGGCGAATACATTCAGGGTGCGGCTCTGGCGGAGCTGAAATCCAAGGGTGTTACGGTTCACACCTGGTCGGATGCCGATCTTGCCAAGCTCAAGGAAACCTGGGAAGGCCTGGTTGTGGAAATCGCCGCCGGCGATCCGGCATTCAAGGAAGCCTGGGACAATCTGCAGAAGTTCCGTGGTGAATATGCAGACTGGAAAAATCTTGGCTACTTGAAGTAG
- a CDS encoding metal-dependent hydrolase: MDSLTQVLLGASVAELVIGRAIGRKATLYGAMLGTLPDLDVLVPFGGAIEDFTYHRGFSHSLLVLSAAAPVIGWALHKLHGAASLRLWIAMAWLVLITHPLLDSFTVYGTQLFWPITEYPVSGSSTFIIDPAYTLWLAIGVIAVLALNRQNLLGYKVNAICLALASSYLAWTMAAKAHVTDIAERSMQKQGLTHNHLLSTPAPFNTLLWRFVAMQDDGYYVGYYSVFDETKDIRFTRYESRTDLLQPLADNWYVKRLQWFSHGFYRVSQPSPSEVMITDLRMGVEDAYVFSFKIADIAADGSLKPANERVPVKRVTSRLWLFWDRIWDSSVNLAP, encoded by the coding sequence ATGGATTCATTGACACAAGTGTTGCTCGGGGCCTCGGTTGCCGAGCTGGTCATTGGCCGCGCCATCGGGCGCAAGGCTACCTTGTACGGCGCCATGCTGGGAACGCTGCCGGATCTCGATGTTCTCGTACCCTTTGGCGGGGCCATTGAGGACTTCACCTATCATCGCGGGTTTTCCCACTCATTGCTTGTTCTCAGCGCCGCTGCGCCGGTGATCGGCTGGGCTCTGCACAAGCTGCACGGCGCGGCCAGTCTCAGGCTCTGGATAGCGATGGCCTGGCTGGTGCTGATCACCCATCCGCTGCTCGACAGTTTTACCGTCTATGGAACCCAATTGTTCTGGCCGATTACCGAATACCCAGTGTCGGGATCGTCTACTTTCATCATTGATCCGGCCTATACGCTATGGCTGGCGATAGGGGTAATCGCGGTTCTTGCCTTGAACCGGCAAAACCTGCTTGGCTACAAGGTGAACGCCATCTGTCTGGCACTGGCGAGCAGCTATCTGGCCTGGACCATGGCGGCCAAGGCCCATGTCACCGACATTGCCGAGCGCTCGATGCAAAAGCAGGGGCTCACCCACAATCACCTGCTGTCCACCCCGGCACCGTTCAACACACTGTTGTGGCGCTTCGTGGCCATGCAGGACGATGGTTATTATGTGGGGTACTACTCGGTTTTCGACGAGACAAAAGACATCCGGTTCACCCGCTATGAGAGCCGGACCGACCTGCTGCAACCACTGGCCGACAACTGGTATGTCAAACGCCTGCAGTGGTTCAGCCACGGTTTCTACCGGGTATCGCAACCCTCACCGTCCGAAGTGATGATCACCGATCTCAGAATGGGCGTGGAAGACGCCTATGTGTTCAGCTTCAAGATTGCCGACATTGCCGCAGACGGCAGCCTGAAACCTGCTAATGAGCGGGTGCCGGTCAAGCGCGTTACATCCCGCCTGTGGCTGTTCTGGGACCGCATCTGGGACAGTTCCGTAAACCTGGCACCATAA
- a CDS encoding TRAP transporter small permease subunit, whose protein sequence is MWFGLALVIVVCYDVLTRYFGVPKPFGLNSTMVQESEYWLHTFLFALLIGYTYTKQGHVRIDLVRDRLPLKAKYAIEMFGCLFFLISYAVVAGIYCYSYALASFYEGEASKSVIGLSHIWLLKSALPILFLLLGLAGVSQLIKSTAGFLGKLPDDKIAETVGGDI, encoded by the coding sequence ATGTGGTTCGGTTTGGCGTTGGTGATCGTGGTTTGTTACGATGTGCTGACCCGGTATTTTGGTGTACCGAAACCGTTTGGCCTCAATTCGACAATGGTTCAGGAATCCGAGTACTGGCTGCACACATTTCTGTTCGCGCTGCTGATCGGTTACACCTATACCAAGCAGGGTCATGTCCGCATTGACCTGGTCAGGGACAGGCTTCCACTCAAGGCGAAATACGCCATCGAGATGTTCGGCTGCCTGTTCTTCCTGATCTCCTACGCCGTTGTGGCCGGCATTTACTGCTACAGCTATGCGCTGGCCTCTTTTTACGAAGGCGAGGCGTCAAAGTCGGTGATCGGGTTGTCGCATATCTGGTTATTGAAATCCGCCCTGCCGATCCTGTTCCTGTTGCTCGGCCTTGCCGGCGTTTCACAACTCATAAAGTCCACCGCTGGTTTTCTCGGCAAGTTGCCGGATGACAAGATTGCCGAGACGGTTGGGGGAGACATTTAG
- a CDS encoding quinone-dependent dihydroorotate dehydrogenase gives MSRLFSLARPVLHAFSPETAHDLTIATLSSGLLTAGAVPDDPRLQVNCMGLDFPNPLGLAAGFDKNAEVPDDMLRLGFGFVEIGSVTPRPQKGNEKPRLFRLPEDKAVINRMGFNNDGHPRVFGRLADRGDRGGIVGVNLGANKDSEDRIADYALGAAVFNKLASYITVNVSSPNTPGLRALQSKGELETLIGRVRDAIDASADEDGCRAPLALKIAPDLVEEELKDIAAVCLKMKVDAVIVSNTTISRPPLKSKHKDEAGGLSGTPLFRLSTVQLARMHSMTKGKVALIGAGGIASAEDAWQKLRAGASLLQLYSALVYQGPQLVADILQGLIDRMEEHGVSRLPEVTGSGRDEWLKGGPPQE, from the coding sequence ATGAGCCGCCTGTTTTCCCTGGCGCGCCCCGTCCTGCATGCCTTCAGCCCTGAAACCGCCCACGACCTGACCATAGCCACGCTGAGCTCGGGACTGTTGACCGCAGGTGCCGTCCCGGACGACCCGCGCCTGCAGGTGAATTGCATGGGGCTCGACTTTCCAAACCCGCTTGGCCTTGCCGCCGGTTTCGACAAGAACGCCGAGGTGCCCGACGACATGTTGCGCCTGGGCTTCGGATTTGTGGAAATCGGTTCGGTGACCCCGCGCCCGCAAAAGGGAAATGAAAAACCGCGCCTTTTCCGCCTGCCCGAAGACAAGGCCGTGATCAACCGCATGGGATTCAACAATGACGGTCATCCGCGGGTATTCGGGCGCCTGGCGGATCGCGGCGATCGCGGCGGAATTGTCGGCGTCAATCTCGGCGCCAACAAGGACTCTGAAGACCGCATTGCCGACTACGCGCTGGGCGCGGCTGTTTTCAACAAGCTGGCGAGTTACATCACGGTCAATGTCTCGTCACCCAATACGCCGGGCCTGCGCGCGCTGCAGTCAAAGGGCGAACTGGAAACTCTCATCGGCAGGGTTCGCGATGCCATCGACGCGTCAGCGGACGAAGACGGGTGCCGGGCGCCGCTGGCGCTTAAAATAGCGCCAGACCTGGTGGAAGAAGAACTGAAGGACATTGCCGCGGTTTGCCTGAAGATGAAGGTGGATGCGGTCATTGTATCCAACACGACGATTTCCCGCCCGCCGCTGAAGTCGAAGCACAAGGACGAGGCAGGCGGATTGTCCGGCACACCGCTGTTCCGGCTATCGACGGTGCAGCTGGCCCGCATGCACTCCATGACCAAAGGCAAAGTGGCGTTGATAGGTGCCGGCGGCATTGCGAGCGCCGAAGATGCCTGGCAGAAACTGCGGGCCGGTGCTTCGCTGCTGCAGCTGTATTCGGCGCTGGTCTATCAGGGACCGCAACTTGTCGCGGACATCCTGCAGGGCCTGATCGACCGGATGGAGGAACACGGTGTCTCGCGGTTGCCCGAGGTGACCGGCAGTGGCCGGGACGAATGGCTCAAGGGCGGTCCGCCTCAGGAATAA
- a CDS encoding S24 family peptidase, translated as MFSHSQIWQAIDRLAEANGMSASGLARAAGLDATAFNKSKRATPHGRARWPTTESIAKCLAATRTGLNEFAGLVDGTQRAVPCISMTRSGASDLFDEAGRPAGDGWNRTNLSGIDDPSAYALNISDDTMKPVYRDGDTIIVSPAASVRPGDRVVVKTRDGELLARRLLRDTGATIELACFNPQQPTLVIARDDIKWMARIVWTSQ; from the coding sequence TTGTTTTCACATTCGCAGATCTGGCAGGCCATCGACCGCCTTGCTGAAGCAAACGGCATGTCGGCGTCCGGACTGGCCAGGGCAGCCGGGCTGGACGCCACCGCCTTCAACAAGTCAAAACGCGCAACACCGCACGGCAGAGCGCGATGGCCGACAACCGAAAGCATCGCCAAATGCCTTGCGGCAACCCGCACCGGCCTGAACGAGTTTGCCGGACTGGTTGACGGCACGCAGCGGGCAGTTCCCTGCATCAGCATGACACGCTCCGGGGCAAGCGACTTGTTCGATGAGGCAGGCAGGCCTGCAGGTGACGGCTGGAACCGGACCAACCTGTCCGGTATTGATGATCCGAGCGCCTATGCCCTCAACATCAGCGACGACACCATGAAGCCGGTCTATCGCGACGGTGATACGATCATTGTGTCACCGGCAGCATCGGTGCGGCCTGGCGATCGCGTTGTCGTCAAAACACGCGATGGTGAGCTGCTGGCCAGGCGGCTGCTGCGCGACACTGGCGCGACAATTGAGCTTGCCTGTTTCAACCCACAGCAGCCCACGCTCGTCATTGCGCGCGATGATATTAAATGGATGGCACGAATCGTCTGGACCAGCCAATAA
- a CDS encoding multidrug effflux MFS transporter, whose product MMSYPAAMKAPTQPLGMAEFVTMLATMVSILALSIDAMLPALEQIGSDLGVTDANDTQLIVSGMFLGFAAGQIAAGPLSDSFGRKPVIYGGYVIFIAGCIMSMTATVFEVMLAGRVLQGLGAAAPRIVSLALVRDGYEGRAMARIMSIVMAIFILVPAIAPSVGEAVLLVADWRAIFGLLLLMAIIASVWFATRQPETLAVSERRKFSLRNIAGGIREACGFRAAVGYTIASGIIFGAFLGYLSSAQQVFQTVYGTGKLFAIYFGVAALAIGAASIFNSSVVMRLGMRFMTWRALFGVTLMSALFLPVVWQFDGVPPLWTFMVWLLAAFFATGILFGNFNAMAMEPLGHMAGLGAAFVGSVSTFISLPLGWAIGHWFDNTVVPLIAGFAILGAISLVVMWWTERDIP is encoded by the coding sequence GTGATGTCCTATCCGGCAGCGATGAAAGCACCGACACAACCCCTGGGCATGGCGGAATTCGTCACCATGCTGGCGACGATGGTCTCGATCCTGGCCCTGTCCATTGATGCCATGCTGCCGGCGCTGGAGCAGATCGGCAGCGACCTCGGTGTTACGGATGCCAATGATACGCAACTGATCGTGTCGGGCATGTTCCTGGGCTTTGCCGCCGGTCAGATCGCAGCCGGGCCGCTGTCGGACAGTTTCGGCCGCAAGCCGGTCATCTATGGCGGGTATGTCATTTTCATCGCGGGTTGCATCATGTCGATGACGGCGACAGTGTTCGAGGTCATGCTGGCAGGCAGGGTGCTGCAGGGCCTGGGCGCAGCAGCGCCGCGCATTGTCAGCCTGGCCCTGGTGCGTGACGGCTACGAAGGCCGGGCCATGGCGCGCATCATGTCCATCGTCATGGCGATCTTCATCCTGGTGCCGGCTATCGCGCCGTCCGTCGGCGAGGCGGTTTTGCTGGTTGCCGACTGGCGGGCGATTTTCGGCCTACTGCTGTTGATGGCGATCATCGCATCGGTCTGGTTCGCGACCCGTCAGCCTGAAACCCTGGCCGTATCGGAGCGCCGGAAATTTTCGTTGCGAAATATTGCCGGCGGCATTCGGGAGGCCTGCGGGTTCCGTGCCGCGGTAGGTTATACGATCGCATCAGGCATCATATTCGGCGCTTTTCTCGGCTATCTGAGTTCCGCGCAACAGGTGTTCCAGACCGTCTACGGCACCGGCAAGCTGTTTGCCATCTACTTCGGTGTTGCCGCGCTTGCCATCGGTGCCGCCAGCATCTTCAACTCTAGCGTCGTGATGCGGCTTGGCATGCGCTTCATGACCTGGCGCGCCCTTTTCGGCGTGACCCTGATGTCAGCCCTGTTCCTGCCGGTCGTGTGGCAGTTCGACGGGGTGCCGCCACTATGGACATTCATGGTGTGGCTGCTGGCAGCTTTCTTCGCGACCGGCATCCTGTTCGGCAATTTCAATGCAATGGCGATGGAACCACTGGGCCACATGGCCGGACTGGGTGCTGCCTTTGTAGGGTCGGTCTCGACCTTCATCTCGCTGCCGCTGGGCTGGGCAATCGGCCACTGGTTCGACAATACGGTGGTGCCGCTGATCGCGGGTTTCGCAATTCTGGGCGCGATATCACTTGTTGTCATGTGGTGGACAGAGCGCGACATCCCGTGA
- a CDS encoding fumarylacetoacetate hydrolase family protein: MKLVRYGRAGKEKPGLIDADGKLRDLSARIDDITPDQLSDKALAKLAKINPARLPLVKGKPRFGPPLSGIGNFVCVGLNYTDHAEETGHPIPTEPVIFSKHTSCISGANDDVVLPRKSVKTDWEVEIGFVIGTEAKSVSQAKALSHVAGYFVCNDVSERENQIEHGGQWVKGKSHDTYGPIGPWLVTRDEVPNPQKLNLWCDINGERMQDGTTKNMIFPIKFIVSYLSQFMTLQPGDIVITGTPAGVGLGMKPPVFVKPGDVMELGIDGLGSQRQTVVRGKV; this comes from the coding sequence ATGAAGCTTGTACGTTATGGCAGGGCCGGCAAGGAAAAGCCGGGCCTGATCGATGCTGATGGAAAACTGCGTGACCTGTCGGCGCGCATTGACGACATCACGCCGGACCAGCTGTCCGACAAGGCGCTGGCCAAACTCGCCAAGATCAATCCGGCCCGCCTGCCGCTGGTCAAGGGCAAACCGCGCTTCGGTCCACCGCTGAGCGGCATCGGCAACTTCGTCTGTGTCGGCCTGAACTACACCGATCATGCCGAGGAAACCGGCCATCCCATTCCTACCGAGCCGGTCATTTTCTCCAAGCACACAAGCTGTATTTCCGGCGCCAATGATGATGTGGTGCTGCCCAGGAAATCGGTGAAGACCGACTGGGAAGTGGAGATCGGGTTTGTCATCGGGACCGAGGCCAAGAGCGTTTCGCAGGCCAAGGCGCTGAGCCATGTGGCCGGGTATTTCGTGTGTAATGACGTGTCCGAGCGCGAGAACCAGATCGAACACGGCGGGCAGTGGGTAAAGGGAAAGTCACACGACACGTACGGCCCGATCGGCCCGTGGCTGGTGACCCGCGACGAAGTTCCAAACCCGCAGAAACTCAACCTGTGGTGCGACATAAACGGCGAGCGCATGCAGGACGGCACCACGAAAAACATGATCTTCCCGATCAAGTTCATCGTGTCCTACCTGTCCCAGTTCATGACCTTGCAGCCAGGGGACATCGTCATTACCGGTACACCGGCAGGTGTCGGGCTAGGCATGAAACCGCCGGTGTTCGTGAAGCCGGGTGACGTCATGGAGCTTGGTATTGACGGGCTCGGCTCACAGCGCCAGACGGTTGTACGCGGCAAGGTCTGA
- a CDS encoding NAD(P)/FAD-dependent oxidoreductase, with amino-acid sequence MKTSIAIIGGGIMGSATAYFLARSGQAGSITVIEPDPTYADATTPQGAGGIRQQFSVPENIAMSGFSLDFYKSFARQMIDIPDMPDINFREQGYLLVVTSNGEETLRRNQELQSGLGAKAELIDYPEIRRRFPSIQRSDIVLGCHTPDDGWIDPSAGLWGFRRAATHLGVDYRKAGVMAINTSDTAVTSLQLDTGEMVEADFFINTAGPWVASLASMTGAHLPVVPMCRVQHFWKCSRELEPLPLVKDESGMFFRPEGAGFAGGRPSFDIEPGFVDDIYTGFFANYFEETVWPMLASLVPSFEELSLLRSWAGHYAQNTLDGNMIIGKYSPGHDNIITACGFSGHGIMHAPAVGRALSELALTGRYQSLDLERMEIGRVHRNEPYAEAGIK; translated from the coding sequence TTGAAAACCTCAATTGCAATCATCGGTGGCGGAATTATGGGATCTGCAACCGCCTACTTTCTGGCTCGCAGCGGCCAGGCAGGATCAATCACTGTCATTGAACCGGATCCGACCTATGCCGATGCCACCACGCCGCAGGGCGCAGGCGGCATCCGTCAGCAATTCAGCGTGCCTGAGAATATTGCAATGTCGGGTTTCAGCCTGGACTTCTACAAGTCGTTTGCCCGCCAGATGATTGATATCCCGGATATGCCGGATATCAATTTTCGTGAACAGGGATACCTGTTAGTCGTTACTTCGAACGGCGAGGAAACCCTGCGCCGCAATCAGGAACTTCAGTCCGGGTTGGGGGCGAAGGCTGAACTGATCGACTATCCTGAAATCAGGCGGCGCTTTCCGTCCATTCAACGCAGCGATATTGTCCTGGGCTGCCATACGCCCGACGATGGTTGGATCGATCCGAGTGCCGGTTTGTGGGGATTTCGCCGTGCCGCCACCCACTTGGGTGTTGATTACCGCAAGGCCGGGGTTATGGCAATCAACACGTCCGACACCGCTGTGACTTCCCTGCAGCTGGATACCGGTGAAATGGTTGAGGCGGATTTTTTCATCAACACGGCAGGCCCATGGGTCGCCTCGCTTGCTTCCATGACCGGGGCCCATCTGCCGGTTGTGCCCATGTGCCGGGTGCAGCATTTCTGGAAATGCTCCCGGGAGCTCGAGCCGCTCCCGCTGGTCAAGGATGAAAGCGGCATGTTCTTCCGCCCTGAAGGCGCCGGCTTTGCCGGCGGCCGGCCAAGTTTTGATATTGAGCCGGGTTTTGTCGATGACATCTATACCGGCTTCTTCGCCAACTACTTTGAGGAAACCGTGTGGCCGATGCTGGCGTCGCTGGTGCCCAGTTTCGAGGAACTGAGCCTGCTCAGAAGCTGGGCAGGCCATTACGCCCAGAACACGCTGGACGGAAACATGATCATCGGGAAATACTCGCCCGGTCATGACAACATTATCACGGCATGCGGCTTTTCCGGCCACGGGATCATGCATGCGCCCGCAGTCGGCCGTGCGCTGAGTGAGCTTGCGCTAACCGGTAGGTATCAGTCTCTTGACCTGGAACGTATGGAAATCGGCCGGGTGCACCGCAACGAGCCATATGCTGAAGCGGGCATAAAATAA
- a CDS encoding TRAP transporter large permease subunit, whose translation MTLAESLPLLMFAALAILLFSGYPVAFVLGGIGLGFAFLAILIDPWLFDWPQFGAIPSRIFGAIAENLILTAIPMFIFMGTMLERSGVARDLLNCLQVLLRRVPGGLALAVTIMGTILAATTGIIGASVVMMTLLALPVMQKRGYAPTLSTGTIAASGTLGILIPPSIMLVIMADLLGRSVGNLFVAAVIPGFMLSVMYCLYIMTRCTVNKELAPKLPTDMGPQSLIGVAIMVLRSFIPPLVLIVLVLGSILGGFATPTEAAGVGAMGAILLAFVNLVVLPSLGVPEMQFEGQADVDLGDKIEGMSFRERLTGYWGVLTQVVYRAALTNGMLFGIFIGATLFSFVFRSLGGDDIVIHLVDSLGLGSWGLLFLLMAIVFFLGFFFDWIEITLIVLPVFSPIIGLLDFGDHVAKQDVVYWFAILLAVNLQTSFLTPPFGFALFYMKAVAPKSIKIEQIYRGIIPFVILQLIGLGLVMSFPQLAMWLPGKLLN comes from the coding sequence ATGACGCTCGCTGAGTCTCTTCCGCTGCTGATGTTCGCAGCGTTGGCAATATTGCTTTTCTCCGGCTATCCGGTGGCGTTCGTGCTGGGCGGCATCGGCCTGGGCTTTGCCTTCCTGGCCATCCTGATCGACCCATGGTTGTTCGACTGGCCGCAGTTCGGTGCCATTCCATCGCGTATTTTCGGGGCCATAGCTGAAAATCTGATCCTCACCGCAATTCCGATGTTCATCTTTATGGGCACCATGCTGGAGCGATCCGGCGTCGCGCGTGACCTTCTGAACTGCCTGCAGGTGCTGCTGCGCCGGGTACCCGGCGGGCTTGCTTTGGCGGTCACCATCATGGGGACCATACTTGCAGCCACCACCGGCATCATCGGCGCCTCTGTCGTCATGATGACACTGCTGGCGCTGCCGGTGATGCAGAAGCGCGGCTACGCACCAACACTGTCAACCGGTACGATTGCGGCATCCGGCACGCTGGGCATTCTGATCCCGCCGTCGATCATGCTGGTCATCATGGCCGACTTGCTGGGCCGGTCGGTCGGCAACCTGTTCGTGGCCGCGGTCATCCCTGGTTTCATGCTGTCGGTCATGTACTGCCTGTACATCATGACGCGCTGCACTGTTAACAAGGAGCTGGCGCCCAAGCTGCCTACCGATATGGGGCCGCAATCCCTGATTGGTGTAGCGATTATGGTGCTGCGCAGCTTCATCCCGCCGCTGGTATTGATCGTGCTGGTCCTGGGATCAATTCTGGGTGGCTTCGCAACGCCGACAGAAGCTGCCGGTGTCGGTGCCATGGGCGCCATCCTGCTGGCCTTCGTCAACCTTGTCGTATTGCCGTCGCTGGGTGTTCCGGAAATGCAGTTTGAAGGCCAGGCGGATGTTGACCTGGGTGACAAGATTGAAGGCATGTCCTTCCGCGAAAGATTGACCGGCTACTGGGGCGTTCTCACCCAGGTCGTCTACCGCGCCGCGCTGACCAACGGCATGCTGTTCGGTATTTTCATCGGTGCCACACTGTTCTCGTTCGTGTTCCGGTCACTGGGTGGCGACGACATCGTCATTCACCTGGTCGACTCCTTGGGACTTGGCTCGTGGGGCCTGCTGTTCCTGCTGATGGCGATCGTCTTCTTCCTCGGCTTCTTCTTCGACTGGATCGAGATCACCCTGATCGTGCTGCCGGTGTTCTCACCGATTATCGGCCTGCTCGACTTTGGCGACCATGTGGCCAAGCAGGATGTGGTGTACTGGTTTGCCATCCTGCTGGCGGTCAACCTGCAGACATCGTTCCTGACCCCGCCGTTCGGGTTCGCCCTGTTCTACATGAAGGCGGTGGCGCCCAAGTCGATCAAGATCGAACAGATCTATCGCGGCATCATTCCGTTTGTGATTCTGCAGCTGATCGGCCTCGGGCTGGTCATGAGCTTCCCGCAATTGGCCATGTGGCTGCCAGGCAAGCTACTCAACTAG
- a CDS encoding DUF952 domain-containing protein → MTVIYKIIDRDEWDAARACGRYGGSRDDKRDGFIHFSTEDQMRETAARHFAGQDNLVLLAVDTASLDPGLKWEASRGGALFPHLYKPLPVSSVVRSWPLPLNEAGAHEFPDDLT, encoded by the coding sequence ATGACGGTCATCTACAAAATAATCGACAGGGACGAGTGGGATGCCGCACGCGCATGCGGCCGATATGGCGGTTCTCGCGATGACAAACGAGATGGCTTTATTCATTTTTCCACTGAAGATCAGATGCGCGAAACGGCAGCCAGGCATTTTGCCGGGCAGGATAATCTGGTGCTGCTTGCCGTTGACACCGCGAGCCTGGACCCGGGCCTGAAATGGGAAGCATCAAGGGGTGGTGCCCTGTTTCCGCACCTCTACAAGCCACTGCCGGTGTCATCGGTTGTGCGTTCCTGGCCATTGCCGCTGAATGAGGCAGGCGCCCACGAGTTTCCGGATGACCTGACATGA
- a CDS encoding FCD domain-containing protein: MFHPVGQERVSAEIVHQIERLILEGVLRPGDKLPAERDLAGEFGVSRPTLREALGQLEASGLLTARQGGGTYIANVMHSIFGEPIIGLFGKHEKATGDYLEFREGIEAQAARWAAQRATSADHEILTSVMTRMEAAHEKEDPDEEAQLDVELHIAVSDASHNIVMIQSLRSIYNLLEHGVFYNRYLLYGHKGGRDALLEQHRAIYDGVMARDPDRAEAAVRAHMKSVGAAWRESDAEAIRIQTAERRLNRHNIQK; this comes from the coding sequence ATGTTTCACCCTGTGGGGCAGGAACGGGTATCAGCGGAGATCGTTCACCAGATAGAACGGTTGATACTGGAAGGTGTGCTTCGCCCCGGTGACAAGCTGCCTGCGGAACGCGACCTGGCCGGAGAGTTCGGTGTTTCACGTCCCACCTTGCGAGAGGCACTGGGGCAACTGGAAGCGTCAGGACTGCTCACGGCAAGACAGGGCGGCGGCACCTATATCGCCAATGTCATGCATTCCATTTTCGGAGAGCCGATTATCGGCCTGTTCGGAAAACACGAGAAGGCAACGGGTGATTATCTGGAATTCCGCGAGGGAATTGAGGCCCAGGCAGCCCGCTGGGCAGCCCAGCGCGCCACCAGCGCAGATCATGAAATCCTGACCTCAGTCATGACACGCATGGAAGCCGCGCACGAGAAGGAAGATCCGGATGAGGAAGCCCAGCTGGACGTCGAGCTGCACATCGCGGTCAGCGACGCCAGCCATAACATCGTGATGATCCAGTCATTGCGCTCCATCTACAATCTCCTGGAACACGGTGTTTTCTACAATCGCTACCTGCTGTACGGACACAAGGGCGGGCGTGATGCGCTGCTTGAACAGCACCGAGCCATCTATGACGGGGTGATGGCGCGCGATCCGGACCGGGCTGAGGCAGCGGTGCGGGCGCATATGAAATCCGTTGGCGCGGCGTGGCGTGAAAGCGATGCGGAGGCGATCAGAATTCAAACGGCCGAACGCCGCCTCAACCGGCACAACATCCAGAAGTAG
- a CDS encoding c-type cytochrome, with translation MRFKFVIAVAAALGAMSTGAFAEGDAAKGEKVFKKCKACHAADKAKNKVGPHLVGIIGRKAGSVEGYKYGKGLTAAAEKIGEWDEAKLADYLANPKEYIGGKSKMTFKLKKEDQRKDVAAYLASLNK, from the coding sequence ATGCGTTTTAAGTTTGTAATCGCCGTCGCTGCAGCGCTTGGTGCCATGTCAACCGGCGCGTTCGCAGAAGGCGATGCGGCCAAAGGCGAAAAAGTCTTCAAGAAGTGCAAGGCGTGCCATGCGGCTGATAAAGCAAAGAACAAGGTCGGTCCGCATCTGGTCGGCATTATCGGGCGTAAGGCAGGATCAGTGGAAGGCTACAAATACGGCAAGGGCCTTACCGCAGCTGCTGAAAAAATCGGCGAGTGGGACGAAGCCAAGCTGGCGGACTACCTTGCCAACCCCAAGGAATATATCGGCGGAAAGTCAAAGATGACCTTCAAGCTGAAAAAGGAAGACCAGCGCAAGGACGTTGCGGCCTACCTGGCGTCCCTGAACAAGTAA